The Rickettsiella endosymbiont of Dermanyssus gallinae genomic interval CAACATCACTGTGCAACTGCACAGCCACATCATGCTCACCCAATTGACGTAAAGCCCCTTCGGGTAAACGGATTTCGCTCTTTTCCAGCGGGCAACCGGCTTCAGTCGCTGCATTGACGATCTCTTGTAGGCCGACAGAACCATATAAACGTCCTTCTTCGCCAGCCTTAACAGGGATATTTAACACTAACTGAGATAAGGCATCAGCGCGCGCTTGTGCTGCCGCTAATTTTTCTTGGGCCAACTTCTCTAATTCCGCACGTTTCGCTTCAAATTGAGCAATCGTCTCTTTGTTGGCAGGCACAGCCTTACCATAAGGAATTAAATAATTTCTAGCATAACCATTACGAACAGAAACCTGTTCTCCCAGATCACCTAAAGAATAGGCTTTTTCTAATAAAATAACTTGAGCCATGACAGTACCTCAAAAAACCACATTTCCAGTGTATTGCCTAATGCTTAGACAATACACGATGACGAAAATCCAAATAACTATCCGCTAATGCAATTAAGACTAATAAAGCAGCTATATAAGGAAAAAAAACAACTAACAAACAATAAAATACTAAAAACCAACCTTTAAAAAAGCCATTCCTTAGGCGTATAACAGCGTGTAACACACTCAAACCCGCTAAAAGGAAGGTTAGCAACACAACGGGCAAAGCATCATGCGCTATTGCAATTTTTTGTAAACTTGCAATAACAATAACCAGTAAAACGAGACCATCCCATTTGCTTAAACGCACCGCTTCAAGCTCAGGAAAAAGCCTGCCGGGATTATATAACATCGACTGCAAACCACGTGCAAGCATTAAATTAATTAATACCCCCAACCATAGGAATGCAACCTGAAAACCCGTCGCAAACTTCGTAAAAAACTGTAGTTGATCGGTATTAACCGAAAAATTCAACTGATCTTTTAACAGTACGGCATAATGCCCTAACTGCGTTACCCAAACGGCATTGATATCAGACCTTACTAAATGGACCACTACAACCGTCAGTAATCCCAGCAACATCCCTGCTTCTAACACTTTCTGCCAACTTTGTGTTTGGCGTAAAATG includes:
- the rplI gene encoding 50S ribosomal protein L9, with protein sequence MAQVILLEKAYSLGDLGEQVSVRNGYARNYLIPYGKAVPANKETIAQFEAKRAELEKLAQEKLAAAQARADALSQLVLNIPVKAGEEGRLYGSVGLQEIVNAATEAGCPLEKSEIRLPEGALRQLGEHDVAVQLHSDVVVTLKVNIVAEA
- a CDS encoding DUF2232 domain-containing protein is translated as MAGFLHRCASYVMRGRQQAIIIGLLFTMVPLLGWVSNVIIALVTLRKGAKEGAIVLLWIILPVVVIAALGNPWIALYNIVGGSLFGFLLAVILRQTQSWQKVLEAGMLLGLLTVVVVHLVRSDINAVWVTQLGHYAVLLKDQLNFSVNTDQLQFFTKFATGFQVAFLWLGVLINLMLARGLQSMLYNPGRLFPELEAVRLSKWDGLVLLVIVIASLQKIAIAHDALPVVLLTFLLAGLSVLHAVIRLRNGFFKGWFLVFYCLLVVFFPYIAALLVLIALADSYLDFRHRVLSKH